In bacterium, one DNA window encodes the following:
- a CDS encoding LEA type 2 family protein: MTIEMLRTGFLRYGWPMAVALALSVLGCGLVAKRTALKDCEFDLADVEVKSVSLADVDLLLELSVYNPNDVEVIVDRFSYKLWSDKNAVAEGWHRRQEKVPPGETRVIAFTMKTPLKNLGKGVLNQIMNRGGVTYTLQATVYLDTFFGELEIPVTVRKKY; encoded by the coding sequence GTGACGATCGAGATGCTGCGAACCGGGTTTTTACGATACGGATGGCCGATGGCCGTCGCGTTGGCGTTATCCGTGCTCGGCTGCGGCCTGGTCGCGAAACGCACGGCGCTCAAGGATTGCGAGTTCGACCTGGCCGACGTCGAGGTCAAGAGCGTGTCGCTCGCCGACGTCGACCTCCTGCTCGAGCTTTCCGTCTACAACCCCAACGACGTCGAGGTCATCGTCGACCGCTTTTCGTACAAGCTGTGGAGCGATAAGAACGCCGTCGCCGAGGGGTGGCACCGGCGCCAGGAAAAGGTCCCGCCGGGCGAGACCAGGGTAATAGCGTTCACCATGAAGACGCCGCTCAAGAACCTGGGCAAGGGCGTCTTAAACCAAATAATGAATAGGGGTGGCGTAACGTACACCCTCCAGGCGACCGTTTACCTGGACACCTTCTTCGGCGAGTTGGAGATACCCGTAACGGTTCGCAAGAAGTATTGA